One window from the genome of Deinococcus sp. NW-56 encodes:
- a CDS encoding cation diffusion facilitator family transporter, with the protein MSAHSHHHDHPHDHEHAGHGHSHGHGADARRLGIALGVTATFMVVEIVGGLVSGSLALLSDAGHMASDVAALALSLFAVRFARRPATPERTYGFYRVEILAAFVNAAALLLLTLWILWEAYTRLSAPPEVQGGVMLAVAVAGLVANLVSAAVLHGGQRDSLNVRGAFLHVLGDLLGSVGAIVASLLVLGTGWTVADPIVSALIGLLILRSAWGLLLDSLNVLLEGTPKGLDVRAVRATLGGVPGVQGVHDLHVWAITAGQPILTAHVEVAGGADHAEVLVRARQVLRERHGLRHVTLQPEAEGQPCEDREDLHA; encoded by the coding sequence ATGAGCGCCCACTCCCACCACCACGATCACCCGCATGACCACGAGCACGCCGGGCACGGCCACAGCCACGGGCACGGGGCCGACGCGCGGCGGCTGGGCATCGCACTGGGGGTCACGGCGACGTTCATGGTGGTGGAGATCGTGGGGGGATTGGTGTCAGGGAGCCTGGCCCTGCTCTCCGACGCGGGGCACATGGCGTCCGACGTGGCGGCGCTGGCGCTGAGCCTCTTCGCGGTGCGCTTCGCCCGCCGCCCGGCAACTCCGGAGCGCACCTACGGCTTCTACCGGGTGGAGATTCTGGCGGCTTTCGTAAACGCGGCGGCGCTGCTGCTGCTCACGCTCTGGATTCTGTGGGAGGCGTACACCCGGCTCTCGGCACCCCCCGAGGTGCAGGGCGGGGTCATGCTGGCGGTCGCGGTGGCCGGGCTGGTCGCCAACCTCGTGAGCGCCGCCGTCCTGCACGGGGGACAGCGGGACAGCCTGAACGTGCGCGGGGCCTTTCTGCACGTCCTGGGCGACCTGCTGGGGTCGGTCGGGGCGATCGTCGCCTCGCTGCTGGTGCTGGGAACGGGGTGGACGGTGGCCGATCCCATCGTGAGCGCCCTGATCGGCCTGCTGATCCTGCGCAGCGCGTGGGGCCTGCTCCTGGACAGCCTGAATGTGCTGCTGGAGGGAACCCCCAAGGGCTTGGACGTGCGGGCGGTGCGGGCCACCCTGGGCGGGGTGCCGGGGGTGCAGGGCGTCCACGACCTGCACGTGTGGGCGATCACGGCGGGGCAACCGATTCTGACGGCGCATGTGGAGGTGGCAGGGGGGGCGGACCACGCCGAGGTGCTCGTCCGCGCCCGGCAGGTCCTGCGCGAGCGCCACGGCCTGCGGCACGTCACCCTGCAACCCGAGGCGGAGGGGCAGCCCTGCGAGGACCGCGAAGACCTGCACGCCTAG
- a CDS encoding transglutaminaseTgpA domain-containing protein: MASAPPPSGTLRPTRLGVAFLGLIVVTLVGCINYALGLGYAVTFLLGGVWVAAAAQATRAGRALSGRVTPPASAVAGGTAPFAVRVESRGPGLTVLVRLGSGADGLGRVPAGGTAEVTVPVSTPSRGLLHLTRPAVAALDPLGLWAVWQPLPTPAPLPVAPVLEEGAPPPPPAPGAGEEAERRGPGPDDFSGLRPYQPGDSPRQVSWRHAARTGSLVVRETDAPAGTILALDWAQTASLTGTEARLSRLAAWVEEARRMGAPFRLTLPGRALPPGVGEAHAAAARAALAEVQPWPAPATAPRRLAPAPLPGAPLRFTLLALAFALAPAALRQPAWLTGLEAVLLGYAALRTRRPLPAPPSWALGLLAGLGFVVLNAVYGTLLGREAGTALLGLLVCLKAAETRTRRDGRLLALLGVFVLLTHLFFGQGPLAAAHVALGLVGLLAALGRWTGPGPESGLAAVGQAGRLSLQAAPLMAVLFVLFPRPDGPLWQLPVQAAQTGLADEITAGEYSQLAQSRDVAFRAEFSGPLPTPEERYWRGPVYERYDGVRWGQVRERFGSPTVEFYGPTLAYRLTLEPGNPPWIPVLDTPTTLPPGAFLTTAFQAVSFSVGGSRTRHAVQGRAARLGVREASERLTLNLGLPSGESPQARALAASWAGLPAPERVEAALEWLRAGDFRYTLTPPTLPGRDRVDAFLFGSRAGFCEHYASSFAFLMRAAGVPARVVGGYLGGELNPDGGYLIVRQQDAHAWVEVWLEGQGWVRVDPTAEVAPGRVTAGLPSALARPEASTPPPPAALDRVALRVDAWQTRWNNWVAGYDGPRQRDLLGRVEAGVGGRPALLALGVAGVLLAALPLLLVARRRSPAPDPAARLLDDLARRLRLPRTPGETAAAYGERAIERHPEQADTIRAAVSAYHRARYGGDGGAVAELRAAVRQVRGR; encoded by the coding sequence ATGGCCTCTGCTCCGCCCCCCTCCGGCACCCTGCGCCCCACCCGGTTGGGTGTGGCCTTTCTGGGGCTGATCGTGGTCACGCTGGTGGGCTGCATCAACTACGCGCTGGGGCTGGGGTACGCGGTCACTTTCCTGCTGGGGGGCGTGTGGGTGGCGGCAGCGGCGCAGGCGACGCGGGCGGGGCGGGCGCTGTCCGGGCGGGTGACCCCTCCGGCTTCGGCGGTCGCGGGCGGCACGGCCCCCTTCGCAGTGCGGGTGGAGAGCCGGGGACCGGGGCTGACTGTCCTCGTGCGGCTGGGGTCGGGGGCCGACGGGCTGGGTCGTGTCCCGGCAGGAGGCACCGCCGAGGTGACGGTTCCGGTGTCTACCCCGAGCCGTGGCCTGCTCCACCTGACCCGGCCCGCCGTCGCCGCGCTGGACCCGCTGGGGCTGTGGGCGGTGTGGCAGCCCCTCCCGACCCCGGCCCCCCTCCCAGTCGCACCGGTGCTGGAGGAGGGAGCACCCCCGCCCCCACCGGCCCCCGGCGCGGGTGAGGAGGCCGAGCGGCGCGGCCCCGGCCCGGACGACTTCAGCGGGCTGCGGCCCTACCAGCCCGGCGACTCGCCCCGGCAGGTGTCGTGGCGGCACGCGGCCCGCACCGGGTCGCTGGTGGTGCGCGAGACGGACGCGCCCGCCGGAACGATCCTCGCGCTGGACTGGGCACAGACGGCCTCCCTTACAGGCACCGAAGCCCGGCTCTCGCGACTGGCCGCCTGGGTGGAGGAGGCGCGGCGCATGGGAGCACCCTTTCGCCTGACGCTGCCCGGCCGCGCCCTGCCCCCCGGCGTGGGGGAGGCGCACGCGGCGGCGGCCCGCGCGGCACTGGCGGAGGTGCAGCCCTGGCCCGCTCCGGCGACCGCCCCCCGGCGCCTCGCCCCGGCCCCGCTGCCGGGCGCCCCGCTGCGCTTCACCCTGCTCGCGCTGGCCTTCGCGCTGGCCCCCGCCGCCCTGCGGCAACCCGCGTGGCTCACCGGGCTAGAGGCCGTACTGCTGGGCTACGCCGCCCTGCGGACCCGTCGCCCGCTGCCCGCCCCGCCAAGTTGGGCGCTGGGGCTGCTCGCGGGGCTGGGATTCGTCGTGCTGAACGCCGTCTACGGCACCCTGCTGGGCCGGGAGGCAGGGACGGCGCTGCTGGGGCTGCTGGTGTGCCTCAAGGCCGCCGAGACGCGCACCCGGCGGGACGGGCGGCTGCTCGCGCTGCTGGGGGTGTTCGTGCTGCTGACGCATCTCTTCTTCGGGCAGGGACCACTCGCGGCGGCGCATGTCGCGCTGGGGCTGGTGGGCCTGCTCGCCGCGCTGGGGCGCTGGACTGGGCCGGGGCCAGAATCGGGGCTGGCCGCTGTGGGCCAGGCTGGCCGCCTCAGCCTGCAAGCCGCGCCGCTGATGGCCGTGCTGTTCGTGCTGTTCCCCCGCCCCGACGGACCGCTGTGGCAGCTCCCCGTGCAGGCCGCGCAGACCGGGCTGGCCGATGAGATCACGGCGGGGGAATACAGCCAGTTGGCGCAGAGCCGGGACGTGGCCTTCCGCGCTGAGTTCAGCGGCCCCCTCCCCACCCCGGAGGAGCGCTACTGGCGCGGCCCCGTCTACGAGCGTTACGACGGGGTGCGCTGGGGGCAGGTGCGTGAACGCTTCGGGTCCCCGACGGTGGAGTTTTATGGGCCGACGCTGGCCTACCGCCTGACCCTGGAACCCGGCAACCCGCCCTGGATTCCGGTGCTGGACACGCCGACCACGCTGCCGCCGGGGGCTTTCCTGACGACCGCGTTTCAGGCCGTCTCCTTCAGCGTGGGGGGGAGTCGCACCCGCCACGCCGTGCAGGGCCGCGCCGCCCGGCTGGGGGTGCGGGAGGCGTCCGAGCGTCTGACCCTCAACTTGGGGCTGCCGTCCGGGGAGAGTCCACAGGCACGGGCGCTGGCGGCGTCGTGGGCGGGGCTGCCCGCGCCGGAGCGGGTGGAGGCGGCCCTGGAGTGGCTGCGGGCCGGGGACTTCCGCTATACCCTCACGCCGCCCACTCTGCCGGGGCGGGACCGGGTGGACGCCTTTCTGTTCGGCTCCCGCGCCGGGTTCTGCGAGCACTACGCGTCCTCGTTCGCGTTCCTAATGCGGGCGGCAGGAGTGCCCGCCCGCGTGGTGGGGGGCTACCTCGGCGGGGAGCTGAACCCCGACGGCGGCTACCTGATCGTGCGGCAGCAGGACGCGCACGCCTGGGTGGAGGTCTGGCTGGAGGGCCAGGGCTGGGTGCGGGTGGACCCCACCGCCGAGGTCGCGCCGGGCCGGGTGACCGCTGGACTACCTAGTGCCCTGGCCCGACCGGAGGCGAGCACGCCCCCGCCCCCCGCCGCCCTGGACCGGGTGGCCCTGCGGGTGGACGCCTGGCAGACCCGCTGGAACAACTGGGTGGCGGGCTACGACGGCCCGCGCCAGCGTGACCTGCTGGGTCGGGTGGAGGCCGGGGTGGGCGGGCGGCCTGCGCTGCTCGCGCTGGGGGTCGCCGGGGTGCTGCTCGCCGCGCTGCCGCTGCTGCTCGTGGCGCGGCGGCGCTCCCCCGCCCCCGACCCCGCCGCCCGCTTGCTGGACGACCTCGCCCGGCGCCTGCGCCTGCCCCGCACTCCCGGTGAGACGGCGGCGGCCTACGGGGAGCGGGCCATAGAACGCCACCCCGAGCAGGCCGACACCATCCGCGCGGCGGTGAGCGCGTACCACCGCGCCCGTTATGGCGGGGACGGGGGAGCGGTGGCGGAGTTGCGGGCGGCGGTGAGGCAAGTCAGGGGGCGCTAG
- a CDS encoding AAA domain-containing protein, producing MDAMTRDRTTRMFQFLQEFTQLKYKPQRTSDADSVLWLHSLPQEPEIQNAARLTEREVPPDEWLVIRKPKFRPAPSVPDALTEWVNGSANQVEKPPTVRTQRVVTTEVLDDDLQPQQIQETLFLDDDKPLLAAWERYEREWQVWAAEERRARAVQDRYSQLFDFHQRLESFGETYELRLGFGYLAWRTPGGAEVRRHLLTARAALTFDALRGVLTVTASGDGARTSLEQDMLDADERPLPQVQDHIRKALEDSGEEVWSGAVLPDLLKAWVNAAGERGVYAPDLIPPRGAPTDPTVHWAPALVLRRRGERSLAAAFGDIVKQVGQLGALPETLRRFVEVSDAMPERGGDGEPSGQRAAEVYFPLPANDAQMEIIRKLSRQPGVLVQGPPGTGKSHTIVNLVSHLLATNQRVLVTSHTARALKVLRDKFPPELAALCVTHLRGEEGSKAMLERSVQEITHRANNREPEALETARLHSLSQSLETARQEEDRLLDELRSIRQAEVGELDLHGYQGSAQETGERLRAQEPLFGWLTELGNPADPAPWTDAQATRLLGLLRGFTPAEEAELAQRWPAPEDLVRPEQFLGFVRDEAEAANVTQRHAGAQAHPHFGLLREADPEARGELLDALRTLSGLVYTLRGRPEAWLAGAVDALLRGQAGLWQEVRARTDEALPTLLERGDWLGQVSVSGLGQRDPLSVRADAETVRDHLQGGGGWGNFLRKPAAVKNRQYLREEIKVGGRAADTPPVLQELIDAFDLNGRLGRLEELWRGVGAPVSGPVKLRLVALREQQEALKGLDAVMDRIARARTATRKVPGLPEPRWWDAAELDSLMAALQAASAEAAAAASRRVLNDLLPALESLSLLPGAHPVLAELQQAIQARDADTYGQAYLRVVQLSARRELLRECEQLLEKLCVSAPVLADELRGNPEAAEWDERLASFEAAWRWMRADAELARISNPDTEVEVRQQLAACRQRIRDTLRDLATHRAWTNTLNRLTQREQQGLERWKRAMKSLGKGNGKHAERHRQAARAALEDARSAIPAWIMPLHLVGETFSMKPGMFDVVIVDEASQAGPESLFLTFIAKKVIIVGDDKQIEPEGVGLQTDRVDALVKQFLSDLPAPEILGERKASLFGFGAYTYADRISLREHFRCMPEIIKFSSDLSYEDQPLIALRQFGASRLEPLMIRHIPEGFRYGKSNPAEARAIVDQIKKCIQDPRYRDAEGRPKTIGVISLVGDEQAEEIASLLRAEVPERELEERKVVCGDAYSFQGDERDVMFLSMVDSPTDGKRAAKRSRDDAIFQPRYNVAASRARDQLWLFHSVDLPDLHPDDLRASLIGHMRNPELAQFQPLQAARIRDLRTEAARPGRARNNAPRPFDSWFELDVYLRLVERGYSVIPQYEMNGYRIDLVVEGLRGRLAVECDGDRWHGAEQFRADLHRQQVLERAGMQFWRVRGSTYTRDPEAALEDLWRTLDERGVYPEGDPRNFAPQAEPEGVAGHATIPGADMEGLPAKQTADMNGSDNKVTLEEPLSLVSLPDVMLAPYTQAVLDILPDPRDLPTLEPVVEGLRQIIEAEGPMLCRVAYRSYARAAGLAYGKTLQSQLNKAAALGVRLGVFEQNDENGLPGQVEKVVRVRGAAPVRLRERGPRELTDIPPLELAALMRELQQTEPELAEERHREDLFRRVLVTHGGERLTLKRREVLELSHRHLLQGQEVTLLLS from the coding sequence ATGGATGCGATGACGCGCGACCGCACCACGCGGATGTTCCAGTTCTTGCAGGAGTTCACGCAGCTCAAGTACAAGCCCCAACGTACCAGTGACGCTGACAGCGTGCTGTGGCTGCACAGCCTGCCTCAGGAACCGGAGATTCAGAACGCCGCACGCCTGACCGAGCGGGAGGTGCCGCCCGACGAGTGGCTGGTGATCCGCAAGCCGAAGTTCCGGCCGGCACCCTCAGTGCCGGACGCCCTCACGGAGTGGGTGAACGGGTCGGCCAATCAGGTCGAGAAGCCCCCGACCGTGCGAACCCAACGGGTGGTCACCACTGAGGTCCTAGACGACGACCTGCAACCCCAGCAGATTCAGGAGACCCTCTTCCTGGATGACGACAAGCCCCTGCTGGCTGCCTGGGAGCGCTACGAGCGGGAGTGGCAGGTGTGGGCCGCCGAGGAGCGCCGGGCGCGGGCTGTGCAGGACCGCTACTCGCAGCTCTTCGACTTTCATCAGCGACTGGAGTCTTTCGGTGAGACCTACGAACTGCGCCTGGGATTTGGGTATCTGGCCTGGCGCACGCCGGGAGGCGCAGAGGTGCGCCGCCACCTCCTGACGGCCCGCGCCGCCCTAACTTTTGACGCCCTCCGGGGTGTCCTGACAGTCACGGCCTCGGGCGACGGAGCGCGTACCTCCCTGGAACAGGACATGCTGGACGCGGACGAGCGGCCCCTGCCGCAGGTGCAAGACCACATCCGCAAGGCGCTGGAAGACAGCGGCGAGGAGGTCTGGAGTGGCGCCGTCCTGCCCGACCTCCTGAAGGCCTGGGTCAACGCTGCCGGGGAGCGGGGGGTCTACGCGCCTGACCTCATCCCTCCCCGCGGAGCACCCACCGACCCCACTGTGCACTGGGCACCGGCCCTGGTCCTGCGGCGCCGGGGAGAGCGTAGCCTGGCCGCCGCTTTCGGCGACATCGTGAAGCAGGTCGGGCAGCTCGGCGCCCTGCCGGAAACCCTGCGCCGCTTCGTCGAGGTGTCCGACGCTATGCCTGAACGTGGCGGTGACGGTGAGCCCTCCGGCCAGCGGGCCGCCGAGGTGTACTTTCCGCTTCCGGCGAACGACGCCCAGATGGAGATCATCCGCAAGCTGAGCCGTCAGCCCGGTGTGCTGGTGCAGGGACCGCCGGGCACCGGCAAATCGCACACCATCGTGAACCTCGTGTCCCACCTGCTCGCCACCAACCAGCGCGTGCTGGTGACCAGCCATACTGCCCGGGCGTTGAAGGTGCTGCGTGACAAGTTCCCGCCTGAACTCGCGGCGCTGTGCGTGACGCACCTGCGCGGCGAGGAAGGTTCGAAGGCCATGCTGGAACGCTCGGTGCAGGAGATCACCCACCGCGCCAACAACCGCGAGCCGGAAGCCCTCGAGACGGCGCGGCTGCATAGCCTCTCGCAGAGCTTGGAAACGGCGCGGCAGGAAGAGGACCGCTTGCTCGACGAGTTGCGGAGCATCCGGCAGGCGGAAGTCGGCGAACTGGACCTGCACGGCTACCAGGGCAGCGCCCAGGAGACCGGCGAGCGGCTCCGGGCACAGGAGCCGCTCTTCGGCTGGTTGACGGAGCTGGGTAACCCGGCCGACCCGGCTCCCTGGACGGACGCACAGGCGACGCGGCTGCTCGGGCTCCTGCGGGGCTTTACCCCGGCGGAGGAAGCCGAGCTGGCTCAACGCTGGCCCGCGCCGGAAGACTTGGTGCGCCCAGAACAGTTTCTGGGCTTCGTGCGCGATGAAGCCGAAGCTGCCAACGTAACCCAGCGCCATGCAGGTGCCCAAGCGCACCCTCACTTCGGCCTGCTGCGCGAGGCAGACCCGGAGGCCCGAGGAGAGCTGCTTGATGCCCTCCGCACTCTGTCTGGCCTGGTCTATACCTTGCGCGGCCGTCCGGAGGCGTGGCTGGCAGGAGCCGTGGACGCCTTGCTGCGGGGTCAAGCCGGACTGTGGCAGGAAGTCCGTGCCCGCACCGATGAGGCGCTTCCCACGCTCCTGGAGCGCGGCGACTGGCTCGGCCAGGTCAGCGTCAGCGGCCTGGGCCAGCGGGACCCCTTAAGCGTGCGCGCCGATGCGGAAACGGTCAGGGACCACTTGCAAGGGGGAGGGGGCTGGGGCAACTTCCTGCGGAAACCCGCAGCCGTCAAAAATCGTCAGTACCTGCGCGAAGAGATCAAGGTCGGAGGACGCGCGGCCGACACCCCGCCTGTGCTGCAAGAGCTGATCGACGCTTTCGACCTGAACGGCAGGCTGGGGCGTCTCGAAGAGTTGTGGAGGGGTGTGGGCGCTCCAGTCAGCGGTCCCGTGAAACTGCGCCTGGTGGCTTTGCGCGAGCAACAGGAGGCGCTTAAGGGACTGGACGCGGTCATGGACCGGATTGCCCGAGCCCGGACCGCCACGCGCAAGGTGCCTGGCCTCCCCGAGCCGCGCTGGTGGGATGCCGCTGAGCTGGACAGCCTGATGGCGGCGCTGCAGGCAGCCAGCGCAGAGGCCGCGGCTGCGGCCAGTCGCCGGGTCCTGAACGACCTGCTTCCGGCTCTGGAGTCCTTGTCTCTCCTGCCTGGGGCACACCCGGTCCTGGCGGAGCTGCAGCAGGCCATCCAAGCCCGTGACGCTGACACTTACGGCCAGGCCTACCTCCGAGTCGTCCAGCTCTCGGCCCGGCGGGAGCTTTTGCGTGAGTGCGAACAACTGTTGGAGAAGCTGTGCGTCAGCGCTCCGGTCCTGGCTGATGAACTCCGGGGAAACCCGGAAGCAGCGGAGTGGGACGAGCGGCTTGCCTCCTTCGAGGCCGCCTGGCGCTGGATGCGGGCAGACGCCGAGTTGGCGCGGATCTCCAATCCCGACACCGAGGTGGAGGTCCGCCAGCAGTTGGCCGCGTGCCGTCAGCGCATCCGGGACACCCTGCGTGACCTCGCCACCCACCGGGCCTGGACCAACACGCTGAACCGCCTGACGCAGCGTGAGCAGCAGGGCCTAGAGCGGTGGAAACGGGCCATGAAGAGCCTGGGCAAGGGGAACGGTAAACACGCCGAGCGGCACCGGCAAGCAGCCCGCGCCGCGCTGGAAGATGCCCGGAGCGCCATTCCTGCCTGGATCATGCCGCTGCACCTCGTCGGCGAGACCTTCAGCATGAAGCCGGGCATGTTCGACGTGGTGATCGTCGACGAGGCCAGTCAGGCCGGGCCGGAGAGTCTGTTCCTGACCTTCATCGCCAAGAAGGTCATCATCGTGGGCGACGACAAGCAGATTGAGCCGGAAGGGGTGGGCCTTCAGACCGACCGGGTGGATGCCCTGGTCAAGCAGTTTCTCTCGGATCTTCCCGCCCCCGAGATTCTGGGGGAGCGCAAGGCCAGCCTCTTCGGCTTTGGGGCGTACACCTACGCCGACCGCATCAGCCTGCGGGAGCACTTCCGCTGTATGCCGGAGATCATCAAATTCTCCAGCGACCTGAGCTACGAGGACCAGCCGCTGATCGCCTTGCGGCAGTTCGGCGCGAGCCGTCTGGAGCCGCTGATGATCCGGCATATCCCGGAGGGGTTCAGATACGGGAAGTCCAACCCGGCGGAGGCGCGGGCCATTGTCGACCAGATCAAGAAGTGCATCCAAGATCCCCGCTACCGCGACGCGGAGGGGAGACCCAAGACCATAGGCGTGATCAGCCTTGTGGGGGATGAGCAGGCAGAGGAGATTGCCTCGCTACTTCGCGCTGAGGTGCCCGAGCGGGAACTGGAGGAGCGCAAGGTCGTGTGCGGTGACGCCTACAGCTTCCAGGGTGACGAGCGCGACGTGATGTTCCTGAGCATGGTGGACAGCCCCACCGACGGGAAGCGAGCCGCCAAGCGCTCCAGGGACGACGCCATCTTCCAGCCCCGCTACAACGTGGCCGCCAGCCGTGCACGCGACCAGCTCTGGCTCTTCCACAGCGTCGACCTGCCCGACCTCCACCCCGACGACCTGCGCGCTTCGTTGATCGGGCACATGCGAAATCCGGAGCTGGCCCAGTTCCAGCCGCTGCAAGCTGCACGCATCCGGGACCTGCGGACTGAGGCTGCTCGACCAGGGCGCGCCCGCAACAATGCGCCCAGACCGTTCGACAGCTGGTTCGAGCTGGACGTGTACCTGCGGCTGGTGGAGCGCGGCTACAGCGTGATCCCGCAGTACGAGATGAACGGCTACCGCATCGACCTAGTGGTGGAAGGGCTGCGGGGCCGCCTCGCCGTAGAGTGCGACGGCGACCGCTGGCACGGCGCAGAGCAGTTCCGGGCAGATCTTCACCGCCAGCAGGTGCTCGAACGTGCCGGGATGCAGTTCTGGAGGGTGCGCGGCAGCACCTACACCCGCGACCCGGAAGCAGCTCTGGAAGACCTCTGGCGTACGCTGGACGAACGCGGTGTGTACCCGGAAGGCGATCCACGCAATTTCGCGCCTCAGGCAGAACCGGAGGGAGTCGCTGGTCACGCCACTATCCCCGGCGCAGACATGGAGGGCCTGCCTGCTAAACAGACCGCCGACATGAACGGCTCAGACAACAAGGTGACCCTAGAGGAGCCGCTCAGCCTGGTCAGCCTGCCCGACGTGATGCTCGCGCCCTACACCCAGGCAGTACTGGATATCCTGCCCGATCCGCGCGACCTGCCGACGCTGGAACCGGTCGTCGAGGGTCTGAGGCAGATCATCGAGGCCGAAGGGCCGATGCTGTGCCGGGTGGCGTACCGTAGCTATGCCAGAGCCGCAGGCCTGGCCTACGGCAAAACCCTACAAAGCCAGCTCAACAAGGCCGCCGCGCTTGGCGTGCGGCTTGGGGTGTTCGAGCAGAATGACGAGAACGGCCTGCCCGGACAGGTCGAGAAGGTCGTCCGTGTGCGGGGTGCGGCTCCCGTCCGCCTGCGTGAGCGTGGGCCCCGAGAACTGACGGACATCCCGCCCCTCGAACTCGCCGCCCTGATGCGCGAGTTGCAGCAGACCGAGCCGGAGTTGGCTGAAGAGCGCCACCGCGAGGACCTGTTCCGCCGGGTTTTGGTGACACATGGCGGCGAGCGGCTAACCCTGAAGAGGCGGGAGGTGCTGGAACTGTCACACCGTCACCTGCTGCAGGGACAGGAGGTGACGCTACTTCTGTCCTGA
- a CDS encoding MoxR family ATPase produces the protein MTRVPAAPSPSTSAAAVTRALAQLDGVILGKPGQVRLSLACLLAGGHLLIEDQPGVGKTTLAHALSRTLGLSFRRVQFTADLLPADLLGVSVWDGREGIFRYQPGPIFSEVLLADEINRATPRTQSALLEAMEERQVSEGGVTRPLPDPFFVIATQNPAAYTGTSPLPEAQLDRFLMSVTLGYPDARAERTLLETGGRGDVVRELPAVLDAETLRSARREVDAVYAAGPLLDYLQVLARATREHPALDSGLSPRALLGLLAAARAWAYLAGRTMVLPEDVQAVFPSVAGHRLPAHGGTGPDVLARLIAETPIP, from the coding sequence ATGACGCGCGTGCCCGCCGCTCCCTCCCCCTCGACCAGTGCGGCGGCGGTGACCCGTGCGCTGGCGCAACTGGACGGGGTGATTCTGGGCAAACCGGGGCAGGTGCGCCTCTCGCTGGCCTGCCTGCTGGCGGGGGGTCACCTCCTGATCGAGGACCAGCCCGGCGTCGGCAAGACCACGCTGGCGCACGCGCTCTCGCGTACGCTGGGCCTGAGCTTCCGGCGGGTGCAGTTCACGGCGGACCTGCTGCCCGCCGACCTGCTGGGCGTGAGCGTCTGGGACGGACGCGAGGGGATCTTCCGGTACCAGCCGGGGCCGATCTTCTCGGAGGTGCTGCTCGCCGACGAGATCAACCGCGCCACCCCGCGCACCCAGAGTGCGTTGCTCGAAGCGATGGAAGAACGGCAGGTCAGCGAGGGCGGCGTGACCCGGCCACTGCCGGACCCCTTTTTCGTGATCGCCACCCAGAACCCGGCGGCTTACACAGGCACGTCGCCGCTGCCCGAAGCGCAGCTCGACCGCTTCCTGATGTCGGTGACGCTGGGCTACCCCGACGCCCGCGCCGAGCGTACCCTGCTGGAGACGGGCGGGCGGGGCGACGTGGTGCGCGAACTGCCCGCCGTGCTGGACGCCGAGACGCTGCGCTCGGCCCGGCGGGAGGTGGACGCCGTGTACGCGGCGGGGCCGCTGCTGGACTACCTGCAAGTGCTCGCCCGCGCGACCCGCGAACACCCGGCGCTGGACTCGGGCCTGAGTCCCCGCGCCCTGCTGGGGCTGCTGGCGGCGGCGCGGGCATGGGCCTACCTCGCCGGGCGGACGATGGTGCTGCCGGAGGACGTGCAGGCGGTCTTCCCCAGCGTCGCGGGCCACCGCCTCCCGGCGCATGGGGGAACCGGGCCGGACGTGCTGGCCCGCCTGATTGCCGAGACGCCCATTCCTTGA